One genomic region from Salvia hispanica cultivar TCC Black 2014 chromosome 2, UniMelb_Shisp_WGS_1.0, whole genome shotgun sequence encodes:
- the LOC125206850 gene encoding uncharacterized protein LOC125206850, with protein MEREMFFSEVKRSLQRSDSPDLNITFEFFFFHEYYNLRVSPLPTPLLYFDNMDCTTVYTTVQGSLSRATVEDALGAPLAQSLRGRECERAIQLAWRMVPGFLMREENRKHVELTISMRIRFKYLDDAPAAPSSLWRLDDWDVDEEDGGFCRICLEEAYEGLRMPCLDVFHADCIVEWLRMSHYCPVCQFQMPTPMD; from the coding sequence ATGGAGCGTGAGATGTTCTTCAGCGAAGTGAAGCGGAGTCTCCAGCGCAGTGATTCCCCAGATCTCAACATTACATTCGagttcttcttcttccacgAATATTACAACCTCCGAGTTTCCCCACTCCCAACTCCCCTCCTTTACTTTGACAACATGGACTGCACCACGGTCTACACCACCGTCCAAGGAAGCCTGTCGCGCGCCACCGTGGAAGACGCGCTCGGGGCACCCTTGGCCCAGAGCCTCCGCGGCCGCGAATGCGAACGCGCGATCCAACTCGCCTGGCGGATGGTGCCGGGCTTTCTCATGCGGGAGGAAAACCGGAAGCACGTGGAGTTGACTATCAGCATGCGGATACGGTTCAAATACTTGGACGACGCTCCTGCCGCGCCCTCGTCGCTCTGGAGGCTCGACGACTGGGACGTGGACGAGGAGGATGGCGGCTTCTGTCGCATCTGCTTGGAAGAGGCCTATGAGGGGCTCAGAATGCCGTGTTTGGATGTGTTTCACGCCGACTGCATTGTCGAATGGCTAAGGATGAGTCACTATTGTCCGGTTTGCCAGTTCCAGATGCCCACGCCCATGGACTAG
- the LOC125204259 gene encoding S-adenosylmethionine decarboxylase proenzyme-like, producing MDMPVSAIGFEGYEKRLEISFVEPGVFADPDGYGLRALTKAQLDEILDPAQCTIVASLKNDDVDSYVLSESSLFVYSYKIILKTCGTTKLLLSIPPILRLADGLGLTVSSVRYSRGSFIFPGAQPFPHRSFNEEVAVLDDHFSKLGLMSEAYVMGDADEHEKWHVYSAYLEPSSDVEPVYTLEMCMTNLDQKKASVFFKNQSSSATIMTDASGIRNILPESEICDFDFDPCGYSMNSIEGGAVSTIHVTPEDGFSYASFETGGYDFEKVDLTQLVERVLACFNPAKFSVAVRASIAGKELDSAFKLDIAKYGCAGRRCEVLGDGGSVIYCNFTSATGCGSPRSTLHLCWSESEDEEIEKK from the coding sequence ATGGACATGCCAGTCTCTGCAATTGGGTTTGAGGGTTATGAGAAGAGGCTTGAGATCTCTTTCGTTGAGCCCGGAGTATTTGCTGACCCCGATGGCTATGGCCTCCGCGCGCTTACCAAAGCACAGTTGGATGAAATCTTAGATCCAGCACAATGCACCATTGTTGCATCTCTGAAGAATGATGATGTCGACTCCTATGTCCTGTCTGAGTCGAGCCTCTTTGTCTACTCATACAAGATAATTCTGAAAACTTGTGGCACTACAAAATTGCTGCTGTCTATCCCACCGATTCTGAGGTTGGCTGATGGACTTGGACTGACTGTGAGCTCTGTTAGATACTCCCGTGGAAGCTTCATATTCCCGGGTGCTCAGCCATTCCCCCACCGGAGCTTCAACGAAGAAGTTGCTGTTCTTGACGACCATTTCTCCAAACTTGGACTGATGAGCGAAGCCTATGTGATGGGAGATGCTGATGAGCACGAGAAGTGGCATGTCTACTCTGCCTACTTGGAGCCGTCGAGTGATGTGGAACCTGTTTACACCCTTGAGATGTGCATGACCAATCTGGACCAGAAGAAGGCCTCTGTGTTCTTCAAGAACCAATCCAGCTCCGCTACTATCATGACCGATGCGTCTGGCATCAGGAACATCCTCCCTGAATCAGAGATCTGTGACTTTGATTTTGACCCGTGTGGGTACTCCATGAACTCGATCGAGGGAGGCGCGGTGTCTACTATCCATGTCACCCCAGAAGATGGCTTCAGCTATGCAAGTTTCGAAACAGGCGGGTATGATTTTGAGAAGGTGGACTTGACTCAGCTCGTGGAGAGGGTGTTGGCGTGCTTCAACCCGGCCAAATTCTCTGTGGCTGTGCGAGCTTCTATCGCTGGGAAGGAGCTCGATTCCGCGTTTAAACTGGATATTGCAAAGTATGGGTGTGCAGGGAGGAGATGCGAGGTGCTCGGAGATGGTGGATCTGTTATCTACTGCAACTTCACGAGCGCTACCGGGTGTGGATCTCCGAGGTCGACTCTGCACCTATGCTGGAGTGAGAGCGAGGATGAGGAAAtcgaaaagaaataa
- the LOC125207897 gene encoding pentatricopeptide repeat-containing protein At5g38730-like isoform X1: MECLHFARSESLLVKTVCAVVVKGYWDKLLKPNIGSSVTSSVINQVLSEFSANGFLVSWSFFKWVETIPGYKHSLQSSWTMICTLTKQNHFRAAQNLVEKIARRDFLSSPTVLNALVNSCSDPDVNAHVLSWLVIFYADSKMSSEAVQVFEHMRVCRYKPHLHACTVLLNSLVKEGLTNLVWKVYNKMVKVGVHPNLLVYNVLIHACCKSRDAEKAEELLIQMESNSVVPDIFTYNTLISLYCKKGMHYEALCLQDRMERGGVCPDIVTYNSLIYSYCREGRMREALRLFKEIKGAAPNHVTYTTLIDGYCRDGDIGKALQLRGEMEAKGLYPGVVTYNALLRKLCEEGRMGDANKILNEMGERKIEPDVVTCNTLINAYCKIGDMRSALKFRNRMLEAGLRPDQFTYKALIHGYCKSKEINSAKEMLFDMIRAGLSPSYCTYTWLVDFYCNRNDDEAILALLDELVQGGICVDISVYRAMIRRLCKKERIGCAQRVFGAMQTRGLLGDTVIYSSLAYAHFRGGDTISASALLDEMYKRRLMVTLKIFRSISDSYADDGTKLDVFWSTLTDRGLVSKSIYQKFQQDKL, from the coding sequence ATGGAATGCTTACATTTTGCAAGGAGTGAGAGCCTACTAGTTAAAACCGTATGTGCAGTCGTAGTTAAGGGCTATTGGGATAAACTCTTGAAGCCAAACATTGGTTCAAGCGTGACATCATCTGTTATAAACCAAGTATTATCTGAATTTTCTGCAAATGGCTTCTTAGTTTCATGGTCATTCTTCAAATGGGTGGAAACAATCCCAGGGTACAAGCATTCGTTGCAATCTTCTTGGACCATGATTTGTACTCTCACGAAACAAAACCATTTTAGGGCTGCTCAAAATTTGGTCGAAAAGATCGCAAGAAGAGATTTTTTATCGTCTCCGACTGTTTTAAATGCTCTTGTGAATAGTTGCAGCGATCCCGATGTAAATGCTCATGTTTTGAGCTGGTTGGTGATATTTTATGCTGATTCGAAGATGAGCTCAGAGGCGGTTCAAGTTTTTGAGCATATGAGGGTATGCAGATATAAGCCACATCTGCATGCTTGTACTGTGCTTTTGAATTCGTTGGTGAAAGAGGGGCTGACTAATTTGGTGTGGAAAGTGTATAACAAGATGGTTAAAGTTGGGGTTCATCCGAATTTACTTGTTTATAATGTGTTGATCCATGCTTGTTGTAAGTCGAGGGATGCAGAGAAGGCGGAGGAGTTGTTGATTCAAATGGAGTCGAACAGTGTAGTGCCTGATATTTTCACGTATAATACGTTGATTTCGTTGTACTGCAAAAAGGGTATGCATTATGAGGCGTTATGCCTTCAAGATAGGATGGAAAGAGGAGGAGTGTGTCCGGATATTGTAACTTACAATTCACTTATTTATAGTTATTGCAGAGAAGGCCGAATGAGGGAGGCTTTGAGGCTGTTTAAGGAGATTAAAGGTGCTGCGCCTAACCATGTCACGTATACTACCTTGATTGATGGTTATTGCAGAGATGGTGATATTGGCAAAGCATTGCAGTTGCGTGGTGAAATGGAGGCCAAGGGGTTGTATCCTGGCGTAGTTACCTATAATGCACTTCTGCGGAAGTTATGTGAAGAGGGCCGGATGGGGGATGCAAATAAGATATTGAATGAGATGGGTGAGAGAAAAATCGAACCTGATGTTGTGACTTGTAACACGTTGATTAATGCTTATTGCAAGATAGGTGATATGAGATCTGCTTTGAAGTTTAGAAATAGGATGTTGGAGGCGGGGCTGAGGCCTGATCAGTTTACGTACAAGGCATTGATTCATGGGTACTGTAAATCGAAGGAGATAAACAGCGCTAAAGAGATGTTATTTGATATGATTAGGGCTGGATTATCCCCAAGTTATTGCACATACACATGGCTTGTGGATTTCTACTGCAACAGAAATGATGATGAGGCTATTCTGGCGTTGCTTGATGAGCTAGTGCAGGGGGGTATTTGTGTCGACATCAGTGTGTATCGAGCAATGATACGAAGATTgtgtaagaaagaaagaatTGGTTGTGCACAAAGAGTATTTGGAGCTATGCAAACGAGGGGGTTATTAGGAGATACTGTGATCTACTCGAGTCTGGCTTATGCCCACTTCAGAGGTGGAGATACCATTTCTGCTTCTGCATTGCTAGACGAAATGTATAAGAGGAGACTGATGGTGACACTCAAAATATTCAGAAGTATTAGTGATTCATACGCAGATGATGGGACCAAGTTAGACGTGTTTTGGAGCACTCTTACTGACAGAGGTTTGGTTTCGAAGTCCATATACCAAAAGTTTCAGCAAGACAAGTTATAA
- the LOC125207897 gene encoding stress-induced protein KIN2-like isoform X2 produces the protein MKCLFISTTSLEHLSQRHWFYAIRMDNSYSASYHTEVAKGQAQEKGSQLMDKASNAAQSAKESAQNAGQQMQAKAQGAVDAVKDAVNSNK, from the exons ATGAAATGTCTGTTTATATCAACAACTAGTCTCGAGCACCTTAGTCAACGCCATTGGTTCTACGCAATCAG AATGGATAACTCCTACAGCGCAAGCTACCACACTGAAGTGGCAAAGGGCCAAGCGCAG GAAAAGGGCAGCCAGCTGATGGACAAGGCTAGCAATGCAGCACAGTCTGCCAAGGAATCAGCTCAAAAT GCTGGACAGCAGATGCAGGCTAAGGCACAAGGTGCTGTTGATGCTGTCAAGGATGCTGTCAACTCTAACAAATGA
- the LOC125207598 gene encoding pentatricopeptide repeat-containing protein At5g15980, mitochondrial-like — MRNQCLRLLLLRCHTPSASHISQVHHFRSFTSSLLHAPAPQPIPIPFSLTRHFTSSTDPAVELPKPRLDQAALIEIFSKPEISSDAIKSDLDAKNITVSHDLILEVLKTPNIDPDVAKRIFNWVSDSQREILSCNSYNMMIGILGGNGFVKETWELINVMKRKGYGVKRGAFDRISERFLKDGAIDEVEKLKAVYATRSGGRKSKDVAGVSDCVRVGEIIREQVWGDDVEKELKELDVEFSSDLVKGVLGMLGGDPNKALIFFRWIEDSGVFKHDEHSYNALARVLGEEDHSQKFWRFVDEMRSEGHEMARETYVSVCKQFLKKKMIEDAVNLFEFASNGVNKPSVEDCTLLLKKIVASEELDMDSFLKVVEVFKANGNAITDSIVEALVKSLISVGRMNECNSILAELMKAGYVPSGDVQRKIAFKLSKYADTGKALEFVDKMMASFDYSPWISLVKGFCEEHNLDGASISVEKMVKKLGASSCGGRPIDLLVGAYCQQNRPLGAYKFVKKMVNEKFLRPRHTLYKTLTRRLLARKHFEEALDVMCMMKNQGYPADVDSFIPYLAKKGTTEEAVIFTQGMTSKRSPAIPFFLRLFEAYLSAGRQSEAHDFLATCPGYVKDHADVLDLVSSKMSGAAGKKAADVAV, encoded by the coding sequence ATGAGGAACCAATGCCTCCGCCTTCTTCTCCTCCGCTGCCACACTCCATCCGCGTCTCACATTTCTCAGGTACACCATTTCCGCTCCTTCACTTCCTCACTCCTCCACGCTCCTGCACCTCAGCCGATCCCGATTCCCTTCTCACTAACTCGCCATTTCACCTCATCCACGGACCCTGCCGTCGAGCTTCCCAAACCAAGGCTCGATCAAGCTGCTCTAATCgaaattttctctaaaccTGAAATTTCTAGTGACGCGATTAAGTCCGATTTAGATGCTAAGAATATTACTGTGTCGcatgatttgattttagaaGTGTTAAAAACTCCCAATATTGACCCTGATGTTGCTAAGCGGATTTTTAATTGGGTTTCGGATAGTCAGAGAGAGATTTTGAGCTGTAATTCGTATAATATGATGATTGGGATCTTAGGGGGTAATGGATTTGTGAAGGAAACTTGGGAATTGATTAATGTTATGAAAAGGAAGGGGTACGGTGTGAAGAGGGGCGCATTTGATAGAATTTCTGAGAGGTTTTTGAAAGATGGGGCTATTGATGAGGTTGAGAAGTTGAAGGCTGTGTATGCTACGCGTTCCGGTGGCCGCAAGAGCAAGGATGTGGCCGGAGTAAGTGACTGTGTTAGGGTTGGCGAGATCATTAGGGAACAAGTTTGGGGAGATGATGTTGAGAAAGAGTTGAAAGAATTGGATGTGGAGTTCTCGAGTGATCTGGTCAAGGGGGTGCTGGGGATGCTTGGAGGCGATCCAAATAAGGCTTTGATTTTCTTTAGGTGGATTGAGGATAGCGGTGTGTTTAAGCATGATGAGCATTCGTATAATGCGCTAGCTAGAGTGTTGGGTGAAGAAGACCACAGTCAGAAATTTTGGAGGTTCGTTGATGAAATGAGAAGTGAAGGGCATGAGATGGCGAGGGAGACCTATGTTAGTGTCTGTAAGCAGTTTCttaagaagaaaatgatagaGGATGCTGTGAATTTGTTCGAATTTGCATCGAATGGTGTGAATAAGCCGTCTGTTGAGGACTGCACTTTGCTTTTGAAGAAAATAGTTGCTAGCGAAGAACTAGATATGGACTCGTTTCTGAAAGTTGTTGAGGTCTTCAAGGCTAATGGAAATGCGATTACTGATAGTATCGTCGAGGCACTTGTCAAATCTTTGATTAGTGTGGGGAGGATGAATGAGTGCAATAGCATATTGGCAGAGTTGATGAAGGCTGGCTATGTCCCGTCTGGTGATGTGCAACGTAAGATTGCGTTTAAGCTCAGTAAGTATGCAGACACAGGAAAGGCGCTGGAGTTTGTGGATAAGATGATGGCTTCCTTTGATTATTCACCTTGGATATCCTTAGTTAAAGGATTCTGCGAGGAGCACAATCTGGATGGAGCATCAATTAGCGTTGAAAAGATGGTGAAGAAACTAGGTGCCTCCTCTTGTGGCGGTCGCCCTATAGACTTGTTGGTCGGCGCATACTGTCAGCAAAACAGGCCATTGGGGGCATACAAGTTTGTTAAGAAGATGGTCAATGAGAAATTCTTAAGGCCCAGGCACACGTTGTACAAAACACTAACAAGGAGGCTATTAGCCAGAAAACATTTCGAAGAAGCTCTAGATGTTATGTGCATGATGAAGAACCAAGGCTACCCTGCCGATGTGGATTCCTTCATCCCGTACCTTGCCAAGAAAGGAACTACTGAAGAAGCTGTTATATTTACACAGGGCATGACATCGAAGAGATCTCCAGCGATTCCTTTTTTCCTTCGGTTGTTTGAGGCGTATCTTTCAGCTGGAAGACAGTCTGAGGCACACGACTTCCTTGCAACTTGCCCAGGATATGTTAAAGATCACGCTGATGTTTTGGATTTGGTCTCTTCTAAAATGTCGGGTGCAGCCGGGAAGAAGGCTGCGGATGTTGCGGTGTAG
- the LOC125207301 gene encoding protein NSP-INTERACTING KINASE 1-like isoform X2, with translation METPRKSEVAVWAVVFLCFWSSANGLLSAKGVNFEVQALMGIKAALRDPHGVLDNWDGDAVDPCSWTMVTCSSQNLVIGLGSPSQNLSGTLSPSIGNLTNLQIILLQNNNITGPIPSELGRLLRLQTLDLSNNLFRGSIPPSLGLLKTLQYMRLNNNSLFGEIPMSLTNLTQLSLVDLSYNNLSGPVPCFPSKTFNVIGNPLICNRGFEPQCAGGVALMPMSMTLNTTQTLTSAKSKYRKLSLAIGTSVAAICLLAAGFGLFFWRRQRRKQQRFFDVNDREHEEVSLGNLRRFHFRQLQLATNNFSSKNILGKGGFGNVYKGYLQDGTAVAVKRLKDGSTAGGERQFQTEVEMISLAVHRNLLRLYGFCMTETEKLLVYPYMSNGSVASRLKAKPVLDWSTRKRIALGAARGLLYLHEQCDPKIIHRDVKAANILLDDYCEAVVGDFGLAKLLDHQDSHVTTAVRGTVGHIAPEYLSTGQSSEKTDVFGFGILLLELITGQRALQFGKSANQKGAVLDWVKNLHQDKKLEDLVDKDLKNNYDRIELEEIVKVALLCTQYLPGLRPKMSEVVRMLEGDGLAERWESSQRVESHKFKTQELSSSERYSDLTDDSSLLAQAIELSGPR, from the exons ATGGAAACGCCAAGAAAGAGTGAGGTAGCGGTTTGGGCCGTCGTGTTCCTTTGCTTTTGGAGCTCTGCAAACGGTTTGCTTTCCGCAAAAGGTGTAAACTTTGAAG TGCAAGCTTTGATGGGGATTAAAGCTGCTTTGAGGGATCCTCATGGGGTTCTTGATAATTGGGATGGTGATGCTGTTGATCCATGTAGCTGGACTATGGTCACTTGTTCCTCTCAGAATCTTGTGATTGGCTT AGGGAGTCCTAGTCAGAATTTATCTGGCACTCTGTCTCCAAGCATTGGGAACTTGACTAATCTTCAGATAAT ATTGTTGCAGAACAATAACATAACGGGACCGATTCCATCCGAGCTTGGGAGGCTGTTGAGGCTTCAAACGCTTGATCTTTCGAATAATCTGTTTAGGGGCAGTATTCCTCCTTCTTTAGGCCTCTTGAAAACTCTTCAGTACAT GAGGCTCAACAACAACAGTCTCTTTGGAGAGATTCCAATGTCACTAACCAATTTGACTCAGCTTTCATTAGT GGACTTGTCTTACAACAACTTGAGTGGCCCCGTGCCTTGTTTCCCTTCAAAGACGTTCAA TGTCATTGGGAACCCCTTGATATGTAACAGAGGCTTCGAACCTCAGTGCGCTGGCGGTGTAGCATTGATGCCGATGTCCATGACCTTAAACACTACACAAA CTCTTACCTCTGCCAAATCGAAATATCGCAAGCTTTCCCTTGCGATTGGGACGAGCGTGGCAGCCATCTGTCTGCTTGCTGCTGGATTCGGGCTGTTTTTCTGGAGAAGACAGAGGCGTAAGCAGCAAAGGTTCTTCGATGTTAATG ATCGTGAGCACGAGGAAGTCTCACTCGGTAACCTGAGGAGGTTCCACTTCAGACAGCTGCAGCTCGCAACAAACAACTTCAGTAGCAAGAACATCCTAGGAAAAGGCGGCTTTGGCAACGTCTACAAGGGCTATCTCCAAGATGGCACGGCTGTGGCTGTGAAGCGCCTCAAAGACGGAAGCACAGCAGGCGGGGAGAGACAGTTCCAAACAGAAGTCGAGATGATCAGCCTAGCTGTCCATCGCAATCTCCTCCGATTGTATGGCTTTTGCATGACAGAAACCGAAAAACTCCTGGTCTACCCCTACATGTCAAATGGCAGCGTTGCTTCTCGCCtcaaag CCAAGCCGGTCCTAGACTGGAGCACGAGGAAGCGGATTGCCCTAGGAGCTGCAAGGGGGCTGCTGTACCTCCACGAGCAATGTGACCCGAAGATAATCCACAGAGATGTCAAGGCAGCAAACATACTCCTCGACGACTACTGTGAGGCAGTGGTGGGCGATTTCGGGCTGGCAAAGCTTTTAGACCATCAGGACTCTCACGTCACGACTGCTGTCCGTGGCACAGTCGGCCACATAGCCCCCGAGTACCTCTCCACGGGCCAGTCCTCTGAGAAGACCGACGTATTTGGATTCGGAATCCTTCTACTTGAACTCATCACTGGACAAAGAGCACTACAGTTTGGCAAATCAGCTAATCAGAAGGGAGCTGTTCTTGATTGG GTCAAGAATCTTCACCAAGACAAGAAGCTCGAAGATCTAGTCGACAAAGATCTAAAGAACAACTACGATAGAATCGAGCTAGAGGAGATAGTGAAAGTGGCATTGCTGTGCACTCAATATCTTCCCGGGCTGAGGCCTAAGATGTCGGAGGTTGTTCGTATGCTTGAAGGCGATGGACTAGCGGAGAGATGGGAGTCATCTCAGAGAGTAGAGTCACACAAGTTCAAGACACAGGAGCTGTCGTCGTCAGAGAGATATTCGGACCTGACCGATGATTCGTCGTTGCTTGCACAGGCTATAGAGCTCTCTGGTCCAAGATGA
- the LOC125207301 gene encoding protein NSP-INTERACTING KINASE 1-like isoform X1, giving the protein METPRKSEVAVWAVVFLCFWSSANGLLSAKGVNFEVQALMGIKAALRDPHGVLDNWDGDAVDPCSWTMVTCSSQNLVIGLGSPSQNLSGTLSPSIGNLTNLQIILLQNNNITGPIPSELGRLLRLQTLDLSNNLFRGSIPPSLGLLKTLQYMRLNNNSLFGEIPMSLTNLTQLSLVDLSYNNLSGPVPCFPSKTFNVIGNPLICNRGFEPQCAGGVALMPMSMTLNTTQTALTSAKSKYRKLSLAIGTSVAAICLLAAGFGLFFWRRQRRKQQRFFDVNDREHEEVSLGNLRRFHFRQLQLATNNFSSKNILGKGGFGNVYKGYLQDGTAVAVKRLKDGSTAGGERQFQTEVEMISLAVHRNLLRLYGFCMTETEKLLVYPYMSNGSVASRLKAKPVLDWSTRKRIALGAARGLLYLHEQCDPKIIHRDVKAANILLDDYCEAVVGDFGLAKLLDHQDSHVTTAVRGTVGHIAPEYLSTGQSSEKTDVFGFGILLLELITGQRALQFGKSANQKGAVLDWVKNLHQDKKLEDLVDKDLKNNYDRIELEEIVKVALLCTQYLPGLRPKMSEVVRMLEGDGLAERWESSQRVESHKFKTQELSSSERYSDLTDDSSLLAQAIELSGPR; this is encoded by the exons ATGGAAACGCCAAGAAAGAGTGAGGTAGCGGTTTGGGCCGTCGTGTTCCTTTGCTTTTGGAGCTCTGCAAACGGTTTGCTTTCCGCAAAAGGTGTAAACTTTGAAG TGCAAGCTTTGATGGGGATTAAAGCTGCTTTGAGGGATCCTCATGGGGTTCTTGATAATTGGGATGGTGATGCTGTTGATCCATGTAGCTGGACTATGGTCACTTGTTCCTCTCAGAATCTTGTGATTGGCTT AGGGAGTCCTAGTCAGAATTTATCTGGCACTCTGTCTCCAAGCATTGGGAACTTGACTAATCTTCAGATAAT ATTGTTGCAGAACAATAACATAACGGGACCGATTCCATCCGAGCTTGGGAGGCTGTTGAGGCTTCAAACGCTTGATCTTTCGAATAATCTGTTTAGGGGCAGTATTCCTCCTTCTTTAGGCCTCTTGAAAACTCTTCAGTACAT GAGGCTCAACAACAACAGTCTCTTTGGAGAGATTCCAATGTCACTAACCAATTTGACTCAGCTTTCATTAGT GGACTTGTCTTACAACAACTTGAGTGGCCCCGTGCCTTGTTTCCCTTCAAAGACGTTCAA TGTCATTGGGAACCCCTTGATATGTAACAGAGGCTTCGAACCTCAGTGCGCTGGCGGTGTAGCATTGATGCCGATGTCCATGACCTTAAACACTACACAAA CAGCTCTTACCTCTGCCAAATCGAAATATCGCAAGCTTTCCCTTGCGATTGGGACGAGCGTGGCAGCCATCTGTCTGCTTGCTGCTGGATTCGGGCTGTTTTTCTGGAGAAGACAGAGGCGTAAGCAGCAAAGGTTCTTCGATGTTAATG ATCGTGAGCACGAGGAAGTCTCACTCGGTAACCTGAGGAGGTTCCACTTCAGACAGCTGCAGCTCGCAACAAACAACTTCAGTAGCAAGAACATCCTAGGAAAAGGCGGCTTTGGCAACGTCTACAAGGGCTATCTCCAAGATGGCACGGCTGTGGCTGTGAAGCGCCTCAAAGACGGAAGCACAGCAGGCGGGGAGAGACAGTTCCAAACAGAAGTCGAGATGATCAGCCTAGCTGTCCATCGCAATCTCCTCCGATTGTATGGCTTTTGCATGACAGAAACCGAAAAACTCCTGGTCTACCCCTACATGTCAAATGGCAGCGTTGCTTCTCGCCtcaaag CCAAGCCGGTCCTAGACTGGAGCACGAGGAAGCGGATTGCCCTAGGAGCTGCAAGGGGGCTGCTGTACCTCCACGAGCAATGTGACCCGAAGATAATCCACAGAGATGTCAAGGCAGCAAACATACTCCTCGACGACTACTGTGAGGCAGTGGTGGGCGATTTCGGGCTGGCAAAGCTTTTAGACCATCAGGACTCTCACGTCACGACTGCTGTCCGTGGCACAGTCGGCCACATAGCCCCCGAGTACCTCTCCACGGGCCAGTCCTCTGAGAAGACCGACGTATTTGGATTCGGAATCCTTCTACTTGAACTCATCACTGGACAAAGAGCACTACAGTTTGGCAAATCAGCTAATCAGAAGGGAGCTGTTCTTGATTGG GTCAAGAATCTTCACCAAGACAAGAAGCTCGAAGATCTAGTCGACAAAGATCTAAAGAACAACTACGATAGAATCGAGCTAGAGGAGATAGTGAAAGTGGCATTGCTGTGCACTCAATATCTTCCCGGGCTGAGGCCTAAGATGTCGGAGGTTGTTCGTATGCTTGAAGGCGATGGACTAGCGGAGAGATGGGAGTCATCTCAGAGAGTAGAGTCACACAAGTTCAAGACACAGGAGCTGTCGTCGTCAGAGAGATATTCGGACCTGACCGATGATTCGTCGTTGCTTGCACAGGCTATAGAGCTCTCTGGTCCAAGATGA
- the LOC125204036 gene encoding mediator of RNA polymerase II transcription subunit 18, with product MECVVQGIIETKHVEALEILLQGLCGVHRESLEVHELCLKSVPNLGLVSSEVRLLCDLAKPEPTWTVRHIGGAMRGAGAEQISVLVRTMAESKVSKNALRLFYALGYKLDHELLRVGFSFQFQRGTQITVAVSCVNKMPKLHATDDAVPVTPGIQLVEVTAPASSENYTEVVAAVSSFCEYLAPLLHLSKPGVSTGVVPTAAAAAASLMSDGGGTTL from the exons ATGGAATGCGTGGTGCAGGGAATTATAGAGACTAAG CATGTTGAAGCCCTGGAAATTCTTCTTCAAGGACTTTGTGGTGTTCACCGAGAGAGTTTAGAGGTTCATGAATTGTGCTTGAAAAGTGTGCCGAACCTAG GATTGGTATCATCTGAAGTCCGACTTCTGTGTGACCTTGCGAAGCCTGAACCCACATG GACTGTCCGACACATTGGTGGTGCTATGAGGGGTGCTGGTGCTGAGCAAATTTCAGTGCTTGTAAGGACTATGgcagaaagtaaagtaagcaAAAATGCTCTCCGCTTATTTTATGCCCTTGGATACAAATTAGACCATGAGCTGCTGAGAGTAGGATTTTCCTTCCAATTCCAAAGAGGTACTCAGATAACAGTGGCAGTGTCCTGCGTAAATAAGATGCCGAAACTTCATGCAACTGACGATGCTGTGCCTGTTACACCTGGTATCCAGCTGGTTGAAGTAACAGCCCCTGCATCATCAGAGAACTATACTGAGGTTGTTGCGGCCGTATCATCTTTTTGTGAATACCTAGCACC ACTGCTCCATCTATCAAAACCTGGCGTATCAACTGGAGTTGTTCCCACAGCTGCTGCAGCGGCTGCGTCTCTCATGTCAGATGGCGGAGGCACAACGCTGTAA
- the LOC125208558 gene encoding protein GLUTAMINE DUMPER 6-like: MRSPPQVSSNQEFWHWSSPLPYLFVGLGLMIILITVALIILACSFRRRSTSDEKAPPPPAAPAVTDNTPKIVVIMAGDDNPTHLAIPMPPAASFPIAPQTCVCNV; the protein is encoded by the coding sequence ATGAGGAGTCCACCTCAAGTTTCCTCAAACCAAGAATTCTGGCATTGGAGCTCTCCTCTGCCTTATCTCTTTGTGGGATTAGGCCTCATGATTATACTCATCACCGTCGCCCTAATCATCCTCGCCTGCTCATTCCGCAGACGCTCTACCTCCGACGAGAAGGCGCCGCCTCCCCCCGCCGCCCCCGCCGTCACCGACAACACCCCCAAAATCGTCGTCATCATGGCCGGAGACGACAACCCCACCCACCTCGCCATTCCCATGCCGCCTGCAGCTTCATTCCCAATCGCTCCTCAAACCTGCGTTTGCAATGTCTGA